One Ictalurus furcatus strain D&B chromosome 7, Billie_1.0, whole genome shotgun sequence genomic window, GGTCTGTGCTGTGGCATGTTAATTTTCAAGAAAGTGAATTTGTAATGATCTTCTTTCTCTGTTGCTGATTTTTACCCCTTTGTACCCTCTTCCAGGTTCCATTGATGGTTTTTTCGTGAGTCAGTCTCCATCCACAGTCACGCTGAGGAGAGGAGAACCAGTTCAGATCACCTGCAGCTGGAACATCAGCATCAGTGGAGTAAAAGTGACATGGTTTAAAGACAATCAGAGAGTTGAATTTAAGCAAACTGATAAATTCACagaaaccaacaacaacaccaccagtTCAACATTAGTTATGAATAACACTGATATAAATGATGAAGGGTTTTATATTTGTCAAGTTGTACAGGACATACCTCGCCTGGTTGTGGTATACGGAAAGGGGACAATCGTTACATACGAGAGGGAAAATGGTGAGTGTGCTCCTCACAAACTTATCCTTATGTAAGCCTTGTAAGGTACAAATGAACAGCAGAACAGTAGAAACAGCCTGGATGAGACTTTTGAGCTGAGAAGTATCTCAGAATTCATGAATTCTGCATTATTCTTCTACACAGGAAGTggttaaaaaacttttttctacAGGCCAGTTGCTATTTGAGTAACACGGCTGACTTTAGGGACACaccatcaaataaaaatacacagaaatatTTAAGATTTCGCTGAAcctgtttttaaaagtattccataataccaaaataaaattaaaaagtaaaaataaaataaaaaggtggtGTCATCTTTTAAGTTAAAGGTTCTGCATTTTAAACAGCAGTAACACACACGGGCCAAATGGGAGCGCTGGTGCACTAATGTAAATATGAGTAATTATTCTTTTAACTCTGATCACACTCATGATATTCctgttatttatgtgtattttaagtatttttctGTTAAAGCAATAGCCATATTGGGATATTGTCAGTATAATATAGTAGTATCTGTAGATGCACAATAAAGTGTTAGTAGTATTGTCTGCAGTTGCAGTTTTACTGTGTTGGTATAAGAGTAAAATTAAATGTGAAGTGTAATAATCTTTAATTCTTTCAACCAGAGCCTACTACAGAGCGACTAGTTTCTACTACCTCACCCCATATAAAGCGTAAgtaacatatataaatacatactctgaccagccataatattaaagccctctgcctaatattgtgtaggtcctcctctcCTTGTGCtcccaaaacagctctgagtcttcaaggcatggactccacaagacctctgaaggtgtgctgtggtttctggcaccaatacgttagcagcagatcctttaagtcctgtaagttgtgaggtggggcctccgtggatcggacttgtttgtccagaacatcccacagacgctggatcagattgagatctggggaatttggagtctgagtcaacaccttgaactctttgtcatgttcttcaaaccgttcctgaagagtttttgcagtgtgtcagggagcattatcctgctgaaagaggacactgccgttagggaatactgtcaccatgaaggtgtgtactcggtctgcagcagtgtttaggtaggtggtacgtgtcaaagtaacatccacatgaatgccagcacccatggtttcccagcagaacattgcccagagcatcacacttcctccaccagcttaccttcttcccatcgtgcatcctggtgccgtctcttccccaggtaagcgacgcacacgcacccggcctccacgtgatgtaaaagtaaacgtgattcatcagaccagaccaccttcttgcatcgctccatggtccagttctgatgtccATTGTAGGAGTTTTCGGTGGTGTACAAGGGGTCAGTATGGACACTCTGACcactctgcagctacgcagctccatacacagcaagctgtgatgctctgtgtgttctgactcctttctatcagatccagcatgaactttttcagcagtttgtgctacagtagctcttctgtggtaTCAGACCAGCCGTCACTCCTCacgcacatcagtgagccttggatgcccatgaccctgtcactggttcaccgttgtcctttcttggaccacttttggtagctactaaccactgcatatatGCATATTCCTGGTATACctggaacaccccacaagacctgcctttttggagaagctctgacccaGACATCTAACCATCATAATTTcttccttgtcaaagtcgcccAGATCCTTACTTTGCACATTTTTCCTACGTCTAACATGTCAACtccgagaactgactgttcacttgctgcctactAAAtatgcaccccccccccccccccgacaggtgccactgtaacagtataatcaatgttattcccTTCACCTGTCAATGGTTTGAATGCTATGTCTGATCAGTGTACATAAATGTATCATATTTTACTCACTCACGTAtgaatgtataatataaaaattaattacaTAATAACAAATCATACACAGTATTTCTGCTGGTATATTAGAATTAGTAATAGTACTGTTAGTGTTATATTATTAGTATATATTACTATACAGTAGTATTTACAGTAGTATAGTGTTGTACTAAACCCGGAAGTGAGTAGCTATGACCACCACCTTCTacatcccccctcccccctggCCTGTAGACCTTTGTGTACTAATAAAGCTGCAATCTCAGATATTTGtaataatatgatatttttattgtCGTAAACAGATCGTGACAGACCGGACTCTCGCTCGAGCCCCGGTACAGAACGTAAGTTTgtgaattattcaaatgtttcagaaaaataacatttatctCCAGGAGTTTGTGTATATCATATatgtataattacatttattcacatatTAAAGTCTGATTATACAAAAAGCTGATCCTGATTATTCAAGAATCCATTATTTAACCTAAATCCAGACTTCGAATGTTTAGCTGTGTgggaaaataatttaatttaactactaaaatatgcaatatattaaattaaatttgataACTGTATTAAAATTGACTccctttatttttaatatcagaGGCTGAAAACGATGGACCAATCGTTTTTGCAATCCGATGTGCGCCCTTCGTCACGTTACTGCTGGCCGTGTGTTTTCTTAGCAGAgataacaaaaaatacaaacggCCAAGAGCAGGTGAGTAGGTACCACAAAAGGATATAAAAAtcctgaaagaaaacaaaaaccattCATAAGAATTTTAATGAGCAATTTAGGCCTAACTAACAATAGCCTGTCAGTATCCAAGGCAGCTAGCTGATTACTTTTCTAAGTGTTAGCATCTCAGCTACATTAAAGCTTTCTTTCAGAGAAATGTAACTAACTACAACAAGCTACATGACTAAACTAATTAACCGCATAAAGGTGCCGGTGTGGCCAAATTATACAgaaaaaacatgacatcattAATAAAGTAAATCAAGTATGTGTTTCAACTTTTCAacacatttctttaaatgtttccGTGTGGTAATTATGGCTGTAACTAGCTATGAGGAGACTGAGGTCCAGACCTCTGGAGACCTTTTTTGGAAGATTATTTTGCCTCTCATTTAGCCTATTTCCTGCTGTCAAGTTCAAAATGGAAACAGCGACATCCTGTTAATGTTGTGGCTAAATGTAGCCTACGGTACACGTGGTAATGAGGGACAAGAATATTTTGAATGTAGATGTGACAGTTCATGAGAATAAACTGCTGTGTAGTGAAATATAGCCACTTCCGTATGGGACAGAGTATTTGACGCTACTTGCTAATCTTATTGAGAGTGATCACAAAGCTACAAACAAGAGATATAGGCCATTCCCATTTTGGTTCCTTTCTCACACCATGGccacctcacttcctgtttaaaatGGCTGCCCACAGGAAGTAGCAAAGGCAGGTGCAATACATATCAACCAACCCCCGGGGTAACAcagaatacaaaaacaagtattGGAGCAGACACTGAAACAAATTATAGAACGCAAAGATTAATACATTAtccattcattttatatatatatatataaccttatGGCtcctacgtgtgtgtgtgtgtgtgtgtgtgtgtgtgtgtgtgtgtgtgtgtgtgtgtgttaggaatACAGATGGCAGAAGAACAAGCTTTAGTCATAGAGGAGGAGAATGAACAAATGggacaaaaacaagaaagagaagaaaaatctGGACCCAATGAGATGGATGAACAATCAGGACAAGAAGGAGAAGTGGAAGAGAGGGATGAACAATCAGGACAAGAAGGAGAAGTGGAAGAGAGGAATGAACAATCAGGACAAGAAGGAGAAGTGGAAGAGAGGGATGAACAATCAGGACAAGAAGGAGAAGTGGAAGAGAGGGATGAACAATCAGGACAAGAAGGAAAAGTGGAAGAGAGGGATGAACAATCAGGACAAGAAGGAAAAGTGGAAGAGAGGGATGAACAATCAGGACAAGAAGGAGAAGTGGAAGAGATGGATGAACTATCAGGACAGGAACAAAAATTGGAGATGGTGAATGAATtaacaggaaatgaaagagaAGTGGAAGAGGGGGATGACCAATCGGGACAAGAAAGAGAGGGATGAACAAACGAGACAAGAAGGAAAAGTGGAGATGGTGAATGAATTAACAGGAAAAGAACGAGTAGTGGAAGAGAGCTATGAACAAACGAGGCAAAGAAAAGAAGTGAAACTGGTGAATGAATTAACGGGAAAAGAAAGAGACTTGAATGAATGTGTTGGATAGTTTATAATTCAGCAGGTAAAGGTAAATGCTGGTTTTCTACATGCTAGATTTTGTGATTATTTAATTACACATtcacaaatttacatttacatttatttatttagcagacatCTTTATCCAACGCGACtaataaatgaggaaatacaagcaaagcgatatatcaagagGAGAAGTAATTCAAccatacaagtagtgctactatacaagatttatCATTGAGTGCTAGAGGAGTAAGCtacacagagtagaggtgtaagagccagtgtaagtgcagattttttaggggttagttaagtggtcacattccaccactgatggacagtcagtttgaaggttctggaaagggacctcatgcctcaTGGAGTAGGCACTATACCAGGCGTTGTTCAGTAACTGATCGCAGGTTggaacctcaaggagagtgttgaggtatgACGGTGAttttccagacaaggtcttgaatttgatacgggcagctacaggaagtcaatttaaggagaagaagaggggcatgacatgggtccttttgggatggttgaaaacaaggcatgctgctgcatcattctgaatcatctgaatcaTCTGGGTTttatggagctggctgggaggcccgggagtagtgtgttgcagtagtccagttttgagatgacaagagcctggacttgTAGCTTTGTAGACTGATCAGCGATCTAGGGTCTGAtttttgatgttgtacagaatgaacctacagttgttgaaatgtggtgtGTAAAGTTCATGTGGTCATCAAATCGAAAGTCACCCCcgggttcctggccgtcctggttggatTGAGTGTGgctgagccgagctgtacagtgaggttgtggttgaatGAGGGACAGGCTGGAATGACGAGAAGCTCTGTTTTTGCCAAGTTGATCTTAACGTGGTGTTCCTTCATCCAGtccgagatgtcagacaggcaggcagagatgCGTGCTGAGACGGATAGatcttcaggctggaaggacgAATAGAGcagggtgtcatcagcatagcagtgatgTAAGAAgacatgagactcaatcacaggccccagagatgtagtataaatagaaaagagcagtggacccagaactgagcCCTGAGGAACCCCAGTTGTTAGTTACTGAGTTTCAGATACCCCTCCCATCATGCTACCTCAAAGGATCTGCTTGAGAGATGACGACGACGTCTTGACCGGACAGAGTTGAAATTTATTAGCAGATTTGTTCATAATAATAGTGATACACAGAATACGGACAGTCACTATCAACATCCAGCCttcatttttgtactttttatgaTACAACAAAAAGGTGTTGCTATAAACAGTGTAAATACACCATGATCATTATAGTACAAACATTTTACAGAGTTTAAATTATATATGTTTTCAATGTAATAATGTTGATGTAATCAAaagctaaaaaataaacatttgaatgCTAAAAATTCCCATGTTTTCATTTTGGACATCTAAAGTGCATccacaaaaagatgcttcacAGAGTTTTTAGATAGATTATACTGCACATTTGTATCGTTTAAGGTAAAAGAAGAGGTCATTGGGGGTCAAAAACATTTGTCATCCACCAGAAAGAAATGGCAACaagaaaaatcaataaatgGGTGCATCAATAAACAGAAATttcataataaaaatgtcattttcattAAGAAAGTGATACAAGTTTCAACCCCGTGAATGGATTAATATCCGAATGCATCTATGATGTAATTGCAATCCAAATACAAAGTTTAAAGAAATTTGGTATTATGGTGCAGACAGGAGCTAGCATAAAAGATGGGAACAAAATTATGATTAGCCTAGGAGCGCACAATCAGCGGATTACAGGGTATCAGCGTAACATTGCATAAAAGCTaagaaaatatacaataaacgtccatttataacattttcttTCCAAAGTCTGTGGTGGAAAGCGGAGGCATTTTTAAACTCCTGCTAAACATCAATTAACATTTGTTCCTATTGATCTGCTGCAGATATTCCTCTTTCACATGAGTACAATAACACAGGTAATTTGGGGAGTTTCTACCCAAAAGTGTAAAATAGTGGACGGGGTCAGTGTGAAAAGACCTTTTTTAATTTTGGACCTTGTGTGTAAATTAGTACGACTGAAGGGCGAGTAATACATTTGCGTTTCTATTTAAAGACCAGATAAAAAGATATTGCagcatatttttattaatgtttagaGCCGCTGTAAGGTaagagagaacaggaactaaatgCCGCTCAGTATTTTActctaacaccaacacacagtgttttattacacattttatatactCGGAAAAAGTCCTGTACAGATCCCAAATCAGTGTGAGGGCTTGTCAGTGTGTAGGCCGCTTTTCTCTCTTATTATTCTTAGTCTGACTTTAATCACTTACTGTTCAAGCTGTAGTGTCATTTTTAACAGTCGggtgtacatccatccattttctgcaccactcatcctacacagggtcgcggggagcatggagtctatctcagggaactcagggcagggaacaccctgggtggggtgccaacccattgcagggcacaatctcacacacacactacggacagtttagacatgccaatcaacctacagtgcatgtttttggactggaggaggaaactagagtacccggaggaaacccccgaagcacggggagaacatgcaagctccccACACCCCGgcggtgcgaggcaaatgtgctaaccaccaaCCCGGGTGTACATTAAACTCATTCTTAAAGCATCTTTAAGCTAACTTAACTGAGAGTATGTTTGGGGGAATTTAGCCAAACTCCAAATTGTAGTGTCTTAAACTGcattgtgtaataataataataataataataataatgcaataataattatttttcatcactctgtgtgtgtgtgtgtgtgtgtgtgtgtgtgtgctgagtgcAGCAGTTCAGTCTGTGCGAGCGGAAAACAGCAGCTTTGTGTTTCACTTTGATGTAAAAgggtatgaaaagaaaaaggtgaAGACAGgagcacacgtgtgtgtgtgcgcgtgtgtgtgtgtgtgtgtgtgtgtgtgtgtgatggcctGAGGTGAAACGTTAGTACAGTGTTCAGAGTGTGATGGACTTTCAAAGATGCAGCATCTCTGCTTTACGCTCTATGGGCTCCTGGCTTCCTGCCTCTGTTGTTGGGGTGAGTCAAAAATAACCCACACCATACCACAAACACAAGAGTGTTCGATCAGCCTGTTCAGATAGCTTATATACACATAACTATCTTCTGTGCATGTACTGTGTGGATTTCGACGCTACAGGACAAAACATGATTTCATGTTGAGTGAGTTGTACTGCTATATCAACcggcactttttattttattctattaatgaatcattttcgTTGTGGTTTCAGTACAAACTGTTACGTGTGAACTTCCTGCATTAGCACCACAGACCCACAGTTATGTAGGTAGAAAATGTAAGTTAGTAATTTCCCACTTAATTTCCCACTTTTCCCacttgatgtgtgtgtgtgtgtgtgtgtgtatgtgtgtgtgttattaatgtCCACACTTTTGGCCCCAAAAAATTAACACAATGCGTGAAACTCCAACTGATAAGCATAGTTTCTTTATCCACTAGCTATCTTTACCTTAACTCACTAGCTAGCTATGCAATAAGGTACATCAgcaactatattatatatacagtacgtatatatatatatatatatatatatatatatatatatatatatatatatatgtatatatatatatacagttttatttatttattcatctagcTAGTTCCTTTCAGCGACAGAGTAACAGATGGAGCGTTCTGAGAGTCCTTGATGTCTCTTTGTTGAAATAAAGCATTGGGTTTGAGTGACGCTGTTGCAGATGAAtattttctgtgcatgttttccCACAGAACACACTTTACAACAGTAAAATACTGAAGAGAAATCAGTTATTAGTCGTgtagtgttttatattttagcacAATTCCTGTAGAAtctatttgtgttcatttaatgtcgctgtttttagttttatttgtttgctttgtgtccagaaaagtgttcaccgtgatctgtttttctttttcccttcttttaGCGTTAAATATGAATGCCAATTTTTCCTCTCTGTCTAAATGTATAGGGAATGTATAGTGATTTCATGTTAGATCACGGAGGTCTACCAAATATATAtacggtatatatatataatttattattttcatatttgcataGTAGAAAAAACTGCAAAGCTTAGTGAGTTAAACAGTGTGGTTTTTTGTTGTAGATTTTTGGCGtaatctttgtgtttttgtggtgTATTCCTGTGATATTTTCTGGACCTGAGCTCTGACACTTTCTGAGTGCCTCTTGATTCAGCTAAGCTGGTCTCGATCTTCAGTTATGTGTCTGTAAACACGATGAACTGTTGTTTGTTAGGTGAACACTACGGAGAAAGCTATGGGCTGGAACATCTGCTCGCTGGTCTCCTGAACTCACTGATCTTTGCACTTTTTTCACTGTGAaagtttaaaacaataaatatggaTTTGAATAGACCTCCATGGCTTGGTTTCATTCAGTGTGcggtgtgtgttttattcagcCTCTGCTTTGGATTTAGAAAACGTTCTTACTTCACACACCTGAGGacatatttatctcatttgaGCGCAGCTGTCCTTCTACCTTTAGgcattttgtgtttaaatattattttatttttatcgattgattattattgtgtgttgctcttttttattttttaatctttaatctttttttcattcttccAGGTTCCAGTGATGGTTTTTTCGTGAGTCAGTCTCCATCCACAGTCACGCTGAGGAGAAGAAGACCAGTTCAGATCACCTGCAGCTGGAACATCAGCATCAGTGGAGTAAAAGTGACATGGTTTAAAGGCAATCAGAAAGTTGAATTTAAGCAAACTGATAAATTCACagaaaccaacaacaacaacaccagtTCAACATTAGTTATAAAAAACACTGATATAAATGATGCAGGGTTTTATATTTGTCAAGTTGTACAGGACATACCTCGCCTGGTTGCGGTAAACGGAACGGGGACAAATGTTACATACGAGAGGGAATATGGTGAGTTTCATTcagacatttaaaatttaaaattttaaaaccaaatgagtaataataattataatacatttctagtaattatttcaatatattcgatttttaaatagatttttttttccattgaggAGATTGTCTGAAGCTCTAACACCATGCCACGCTCCTTCAAATCAGTTTTAGctctgtaatttatttttgttgttatttttaatcaattaatatTTCCTTATTTATTGCATGACGGATTGAGTTGCAGGATTATTGTTCCCCCCACGTtattatcccccccccctccataacagcatgtccccaagtgttttattcctcctttaACACTGAAATTACATTTAgtcctttttatccatttattgttccATTTAATGGAACGTctggctgttacaaagcgctgactctggagactccttccatactgaaaatgttaaagaaacgtctccttactttaagaaaacgTCACCACGTCAGTGATTAGAcatggtatttttatttgtatgtggagcgtctgccgtTTACATTCCTGCGAaccagctgttactatagaaacgataacatattagaacgagcacgttaatataaacgtgttagttgcagctgcgctactgtcagagacgcagttatagaaaactaatcaacaccttctgaccaatcagagtccagaactcagcagtgctgtggtgtaataataataataataataataataataataataataataataataatagatgatTAACTGTTTCTTTGATTGCAGTAAGTGGAACGAGTACAACTCAATGTGGAACATCAACAACTCGGCCAATCACAGAGCTGCAGAACACACCACAACAGCCAGTAACGCTGCTGGTGGCAACTTTATCCAGTGCCGTGGtctttctgtccatctgtgtgtgtctgagtgtgtggagGATGAAACGAGGCTGCAAACAATCAGGTACGACTCAATTTCAAATAACAGCATCCTAATCAAACGTCTAACTAATTTCATAGCTCTTATAATCCCAATATAACAGCTACACGATAtatgtttgatattttattatatatatttcctaACATACCTGAGGTAGGCCAGCTAATGCTGCATTCAGTTGCTTGCCAACATAAAATATGGAATATGTCATACACATTATCTGGCTaagattataaatatataatagtgTGTAATTggctgcaataaataaatagtaaagtaaatagtaaataaataaagtaagcaaataaaacaagagaattatatttttatagctGATTAAACCCTGAGTGAacaaaactagagatgcaccgatgtatcagcTGATAAAGGTCATTTTTCACACTATGGGTCATCGGCCGATAGATTAAAAAcgtccgatgatcagggccgattatatcctgtcaatcaaaagagggcgggaaaacacatggatttggtgctgtgtgtaaagacgatgtctcttgtgtggaatgacgatgaaactgcagtgtgtaatctctgtaatctctgcactgatcaaattttacaccggacgagtctaaattgaatttttttgccaagctgctcgtgctgaattaaagctccGGTACAccgtttaaagatttaaatgaagatgagtcgacaaaaagtatatatattgcacagaaaaatatatttgtagagtagtgtatttcatatccagtgaatattaatgtataaaaagtgtataatatatatgaccagtttgatgttcagtgatggagtAGAAACGCCTGTGagtgtggagagtgaatgtgagactaacaggaggatttttacaattcagtcaatgttaatatgaatgaataacattcaataagttaataatcttactttaatcttcagaatcgagttcatgtgttaatgttaattagggtaaagtgttttgtgtttatgagaccagttactgtcaaacaacttactgaaatggagagaataacgtttttatttgcatttccttcagaattgtggaattaattattattcatttaaaagaaggcataaaaggcagaactgtcggtatcggccgatctcactctgaataatcgcttatcggttTCGGCTGAGGaatttagtatcagtgcatgtctaaacaaaacatgtaactagtcacacacagtaaatgtatatttaaaaaagagacAATTATGGTATCTACTGTacacaatgatgacacatagcCACGCATCTACT contains:
- the LOC128610547 gene encoding involucrin-like — encoded protein: MKRYCCVISEFDGLSNMQHLILLLGGLFVSCAIGSIDGFFVSQSPSTVTLRRGEPVQITCSWNISISGVKVTWFKDNQRVEFKQTDKFTETNNNTTSSTLVMNNTDINDEGFYICQVVQDIPRLVVVYGKGTIVTYERENEPTTERLVSTTSPHIKHRDRPDSRSSPGTEQAENDGPIVFAIRCAPFVTLLLAVCFLSRDNKKYKRPRAGIQMAEEQALVIEEENEQMGQKQEREEKSGPNEMDEQSGQEGEVEERDEQSGQEGEVEERNEQSGQEGEVEERDEQSGQEGEVEERDEQSGQEGKVEERDEQSGQEGKVEERDEQSGQEGEVEEMDELSGQEQKLEMVNELTGNEREVEEGDDQSGQEREG
- the LOC128610548 gene encoding uncharacterized protein LOC128610548 isoform X1, whose translation is MQHLCFTLYGLLASCLCCWVQTVTCELPALAPQTHSYVGRKCSSDGFFVSQSPSTVTLRRRRPVQITCSWNISISGVKVTWFKGNQKVEFKQTDKFTETNNNNTSSTLVIKNTDINDAGFYICQVVQDIPRLVAVNGTGTNVTYEREYVSGTSTTQCGTSTTRPITELQNTPQQPVTLLVATLSSAVVFLSICVCLSVWRMKRGCKQSERMVIREGPPSEGTEPENSEVGGSSRTSRGSTQWYMVPVYESYFDLQRSDKEECADSDNTACASALK
- the LOC128610548 gene encoding uncharacterized protein LOC128610548 isoform X2, encoding MQHLCFTLYGLLASCLCCWGSSDGFFVSQSPSTVTLRRRRPVQITCSWNISISGVKVTWFKGNQKVEFKQTDKFTETNNNNTSSTLVIKNTDINDAGFYICQVVQDIPRLVAVNGTGTNVTYEREYVSGTSTTQCGTSTTRPITELQNTPQQPVTLLVATLSSAVVFLSICVCLSVWRMKRGCKQSERMVIREGPPSEGTEPENSEVGGSSRTSRGSTQWYMVPVYESYFDLQRSDKEECADSDNTACASALK